One region of Nycticebus coucang isolate mNycCou1 chromosome 10, mNycCou1.pri, whole genome shotgun sequence genomic DNA includes:
- the ATP1A2 gene encoding sodium/potassium-transporting ATPase subunit alpha-2, whose product MGRGAGREYSPAATTAENGGGKKKQKEKELDELKKEVTMDDHKLSLDELGRKYQVDLSKGLTNQRAQDILVRDGPNALTPPPTTPEWVKFCRQLFGGFSILLWIGAILCFLAYGIQAAMEDEPSNDNLYLGVVLAAVVIVTGCFSYYQEAKSSKIMDSFKNMVPQQALVIREGEKMQINAEEVVVGDLVEVKGGDRVPADLRIISSHGCKVDNSSLTGESEPQTRSPEFTHENPLETRNICFFSTNCVEGTARGIVIATGDRTVMGRIATLASGLEVGRTPIAMEIEHFIQLITGVAVFLGVSFFVLSLILGYSWLEAVIFLIGIIVANVPEGLLATVTVCLTLTAKRMARKNCLVKNLEAVETLGSTSTICSDKTGTLTQNRMTVAHMWFDNQIHEADTTEDQSGATFDKRSPTWTALSRIAGLCNRAVFKAGQENISVSKRDTAGDASESALLKCIELSCGSVRKMRDRNPKVAEIPFNSTNKYQLSIHEREDLPQSHVLVMKGAPERILDRCSTILVQGKEIPLDKEMQDAFQNAYMELGGLGERVLGFCQLNLPSGKFPRGFKFDTDELNFPTEKLCFVGLMSMIDPPRAAVPDAVGKCRSAGIKVIMVTGDHPITAKAIAKGVGIISEGNETVEDIAARLNIPVNQVNPREAKACVVHGSDLKDMTSEHLDEILKNHTEIVFARTSPQQKLIIVEGCQRQGAIVAVTGDGVNDSPALKKADIGIAMGISGSDVSKQAADMILLDDNFASIVTGVEEGRLIFDNLKKSIAYTLTSNIPEITPFLLFIIINIPLPLGTVTILCIDLGTDMVPAISLAYEAAESDIMKRQPRNPQTDKLVNERLISMAYGQIGMIQALGGFFTYFVILAENGFLPSRLLGIRLDWDDRSMNDLEDSYGQEWTYEQRKVVEFTCHTAFFASIVVVQWADLIICKTRRNSVFQQGMKNKILIFGLLEETALAAFLSYCPGMGVALRMYPLKVTWWFCAFPYSLLIFIYDEVRKLILRRYPGGWVEKETYY is encoded by the exons ATGGGCCGTGGG GCTGGACGTGAGTACTCACCTGCCGCCACCACTGCAGAGAATGGTGGTggcaagaagaaacagaaagagaaggagtTGGATGAGCTGAAGAAGGAAGTGACCATG GATGACCACAAGCTGTCCTTGGATGAGCTGGGCCGCAAATACCAAGTGGACCTGTCCAAG gGCCTCACCAACCAGCGGGCCCAAGACATTCTGGTTCGCGATGGGCCCAATGCCCTCACTCCACCTCCTACAACTCCAGAGTGGGTCAAGTTCTGTCGTCAGCTCTTTGGGGGCTTCTCCATCCTGCTGTGGATTGGAGCCATCCTCTGCTTCCTGGCCTATGGCATCCAGGCGGCCATGGAGGATGAACCGTCCAATGACAAT ctATATCTAGGTGTGGTGCTGGCAGCTGTGGTCATCGTCACTGGCTGCTTCTCCTACTACCAGGAGGCCAAGAGCTCCAAGATCATGGATTCCTTCAAGAACATGGTGCCGCAG CAAGCCCTCGTGATCCGGGAAGGAGAGAAGATGCAGATCAATGCAGAGGAAGTGGTGGTGGGGGACCTGGTGGAGGTGAAGGGCGGAGACCGTGTCCCGGCGGACCTCCGGATCATCTCTTCTCATGGCTGTAAG GTGGACAACTCATCCTTAACAGGCGAGTCAGAGCCCCAGACCCGTTCCCCCGAGTTCACCCATGAGAACCCCCTGGAGACCCGCAATATCTGCTTCTTCTCTACCAACTGTGTTGAAG GCACTGCCAGGGGCATCGTAATTGCCACAGGTGACCGGACAGTGATGGGCCGCATAGCCACTCTTGCCTCAGGCCTGGAGGTCGGGAGGACACCCATAGCCATGGAGATTGAGCACTTCATCCAGCTGATCACGGGGGTGGCTGTATTCCTGGGGGTCTCCTTCTTCGTGCTGTCCCTCATCCTGGGCTACAGCTGGCTGGAGGCAGTCATCTTCCTCATCGGCATCATTGTAGCCAACGTGCCTGAGGGGCTTCTGGCCACAGTCACT GTGTGCCTGACCCTGACGGCCAAGCGCATGGCACGGAAGAACTGCCTGGTGAAGAACCTGGAGGCGGTGGAGACGCTGGGCTCCACGTCCACCATCTGCTCAGACAAGACGGGCACCCTCACCCAGAACCGCATGACAGTCGCCCACATGTGGTTTGACAACCAGATCCATGAGGCTGACACCACAGAAGACCAGTCTG GGGCCACTTTCGATAAACGATCTCCCACATGGACAGCCCTGTCCCGGATTGCTGGTCTCTGCAACCGTGCGGTCTTCAAAGCTGGGCAGGAGAACATCTCTGTGTCCAAG CGGGACACAGCTGGTGAtgcctctgagtcagccctgctgAAGTGCATTGAGctgtcctgtggctcagtgaggaagATGAGGGACAGGAATCCCAAGGTGGCAGAGATTCCTTTCAACTCTACCAATAAGTACCAG CTGTCCATCCACGAGCGGGAAGACCTCCCCCAGAGCCACGTGCTGGTGATGAAGGGGGCGCCAGAGCGCATCCTGGACCGGTGCTCCACCATCCTTGTGCAGGGCAAGGAGATCCCGCTGGACAAGGAGATGCAAGATGCCTTTCAAAATGCCTACATGGAGCTGGGAGGCTTGGGGGAGCGTGTGCTGG GCTTTTGTCAGCTGAATCTGCCCTCTGGAAAGTTTCCTCGGGGTTTCAAGTTCGACACAGATGAGCTGAACTTTCCCACAGAGAAGCTCTGCTTTGTGGGGCTCATGTCCATGATCGACCCTCCCCGGGCTGCTGTGCCAGATGCGGTGGGCAAGTGCCGAAGTGCAGGCATCAAG GTGATCATGGTGACAGGGGACCATCCTATCACAGCCAAGGCCATTGCCAAGGGCGTGGGCATCATATCCGAGGGCAATGAGACAGTGGAGGACATTGCCGCCCGGCTCAACATCCCTGTGAACCAAGTCAACCCTAG AGAAGCCAAGGCGTGTGTGGTGCATGGCTCCGACCTGAAGGACATGACATCAGAGCATCTGGATGAGATCCTCAAGAACCACACAGAGATCGTCTTTGCCCGGACGTCCCCTCAGCAGAAGCTCATCATTGTGGAGGGATGTCAGAGGCAG GGAGCCATCGTGGCTGTGACAGGGGACGGGGTGAATGACTCCCCTGCTCTGAAGAAGGCTGACATTGGTATTGCCATGGGCATCTCTGGCTCTGACGTGTCTAAGCAGGCGGCCGACATGATCCTGCTGGATGACAACTTTGCCTCCATTGTCACGGGGGTGGAGGAGG GCCGCCTGATCTTCGACAACCTGAAGAAGTCCATCGCCTACACTCTGACCAGCAACATCCCCGAGATCACCCCCTTCCTGCTGTTCATCATTATCAACATCCCCTTGCCTCTGGGCACTGTCACCATCCTCTGCATCGACCTGGGCACAGACATG GTCCCTGCCATCTCCTTGGCCTATGAGGCAGCTGAGAGTGACATCATGAAGCGGCAGCCGCGGAACCCTCAGACAGACAAGCTGGTGAACGAGCGGCTCATCAGCATGGCCTACGGACAGATCG GGATGATTCAGGCACTGGGTGGCTTCTTCACCTATTTTGTGATCCTGGCTGAGAACGGTTTCCTGCCATCACGGCTGCTAGGCATCCGCCTCGACTGGGATGACCGCTCCATGAACGACCTGGAGGACAGCTACGGGCAGGAGTGG ACCTACGAGCAGCGCAAGGTGGTGGAGTTCACATGCCACACAGCCTTCTTTGCCAGCATCGTGGTCGTGCAATGGGCTGACCTCATCATCTGCAAGACCCGCCGCAATTCAGTCTTCCAGCAGGGCATGAA GAACAAGATCCTCATATTTGGGCTCTTGGAGGAGACGGCATTGGCTGCCTTTCTTTCTTACTGCCCGGGCATGGGCGTAGCCCTCCGCATGTACCCACTCAA GGTCACTTGGTGGTTCTGTGCCTTCCCCTACAGCCTCCTCATCTTCATCTATGATGAGGTCCGCAAGCTCATCCTGCGGCGATACCCTGGTG GCTGGGTGGAGAAGGAGACGTACTACTGA